A stretch of Prunus dulcis chromosome 6, ALMONDv2, whole genome shotgun sequence DNA encodes these proteins:
- the LOC117631973 gene encoding nuclear transcription factor Y subunit B-10-like, which produces MAEAPGSPGGGSHESGGDQSPRSNVREQDRYLPIANISRIMKKALPANGKIAKDAKETVQECVSEFISFITSEASDKCQREKRKTINGDDLLWAMATLGFEDYIDPLKVYLTRYREMEGDTKGSGKGGDSSSKKDAQPSSNAQISRQGSFSQGGNYSNSQSQHMMVPMQGTE; this is translated from the exons ATGGCTGAAGCTCCGGGAAGTCCAGGCGGCGGGAGCCACGAGAGCGGCGGCGACCAGAGCCCGCGCTCGAACGTTCGGGAGCAGGATCGGTATCTCCCGATCGCTAACATTAGTCGGATCATGAAGAAGGCGCTTCCTGCTAATGGCAAAATCGCCAAGGACGCCAAAGAGACCGTGCAGGAATGCGTTTCCGAATTCATCAGCTTCATCACTAGCGA GGCGAGTGACAAGTgccagagagagaagaggaagacaaTTAATGGCGATGATTTGCTCTGGGCAATGGCTACTTTGGGCTTTGAAGATTATATCGACCCCCTTAAGGTTTACCTCACTAGATACAGAGAG ATGGAG GGTGACACCAAGGGTTCAGGGAAGGGTGGAGATTCATCTTCTAAGAAAGATGCTCAGCCAAGTTCAAATGCTCAG ATTTCTCGCCAAGGTTCTTTCTCCCAAGGAGGGAATTACTCAAATTCTCAA AGCCAACATATGATGGTTCCTATGCAAGGGACAGAGTAG